In the genome of Sinorhizobium chiapasense, the window CGCTTGCGCGACACGTGGCGGAGAACTTCAACGAGATCCAGCTTCCCTACCGGACCTATCGGGCGGGCTACGTCTTCCGCAACGAGAAGCCGGGCCCGGGCCGCTTCCGTCAGTTCATGCAATTCGACGCCGACACCGTCGGTGCGGCGGGTGTCCAGGCGGACGCCGAGATGTGCATGATGATGGCCGATACCATGGAAGCGCTTGGTATTGCGCGTGGCGACTATGTGATCCGCGTCAACAATCGCAAGGTTCTCGACGGCGTTCTCGAGGCGATCGGCCTCGGTGGCGACGAGCATGCGAATGCGCGTCTCACGGTTTTGCGTGCAATCGACAAGCTCGACAAGTTCGGCCCGGAAGGCGTGCGACTGCTGCTGGGCGAAGGCCGCAAGGATGAAAGCGGCGACTTCACCAAGGGTGCGGGTCTGAACAACGAGCAGATCCGCAAGATCCTGTTTTTCGTCGGCATCACCGATTACGCCAAGAGCGCCGCCGAACTCGCCGAGATCGTTGCCGGAACCGCCAAGGGCGGGGAGGGCGTCGAGGAGCTCACTACGATCCGCAGCCTGGTGCTTAGCGCGGGTTATGAAGCGGACCGCATCAAGATCGACCCCTCGGTCGTGCGCGGCCTCGAATACTACACCGGCCCGGTCTTCGAGGCCGAATTGCAGTTTGCGGTGACGAACGAGAAGGGCGAGAAGGTCGTCTTCGGCTCAGTCGGCGGCGGTGGTCGTTATGATGGCCTCGTCTCGCGCTTCATGGGACAGCCGGTGCCGGCAACCGGCTTCTCGATCGGCGTGTCGCGGCTGATGACGGCGCTGAAAAACCTTGGCAAACTCGGCACCGAGGACGTGGTTGCGCCGGTGGTCGTCTGCGTCATGGACCGTGACATCGAAAGCATGGGCCGCTACCAGCGCTTCGTCCAGGAACTGCGTCACTCCGGTATCCGCGCCGAGATGTACCAGGGCAACAAGAAGAACTTCGGCGACCAGCTCAAATATGCCGACCGCCGTGGCTCCCCGCTGGCGATCATCCAGGGCGGCGATGAACGCGCTTCTGGGGTCGTGCAGGTCAAGGACCTGATCGAAGGCAAGCGTCTCTCGGGCGAAATCCAGGACAACATCACCTGGCGCGAGGCGCGCGTTGCCCAGGTTTCCGTACCGGAAAGCGATCTGGTCCAGAAGGTACGGGAGATGCTGGCGGCACAGGCCGAGGACCGAACGAAGGCGAACTGACGGCGATGCCTCTGATCAACCTGCCCGCCTTTTCTGGCGACCTGCTTGCCGACTTCGAGCGGATGGGGACGTTGCGCGTCGACACGCCGGTGATCCAGCCGGCCGAGCCCTTTCTCGACATGGCCGGCGAAGACCTGCGGCGGCGCATCTTCCTGACGCAGAGCGAGACGGGCGAGAGCCTTTGCCTTCGTCCTGAATTCACGATTCCGGTCTGCCTTCGCCATATCGAGACGGCGACCGGCACGCCGCAACGCTATGCTTACCTCGGCGAAGTGTTCCGCCAGCGGCGCGAGGGGTCGAGCGAGTTCTATCAGGCCGGCATCGAGGATCTCGGCGAGCCGGACACCGCGCAGGCGGACGCCAGAGCCGTCGGCGACGCGATGCAGGTTCTTGCGAACAGATTGCCGGGACGGCGGCTCAAGGTGACGCTGGGCGACCAATCGGTGTTCGAAGCGGTGATTGCCGCCTGCGGGCTGCCCGCCGGCTGGCAGAAGCGGCTGATTCATGCTTTCGGCGAGCCGAAGCAGTTGCAGAAACTTCTGGCGGAACTCGCCGATCCGAAATCCGCGGGCGTCTTCGGCCATGAGGTCGAGCGGCTTGCCATCATGGGCATGCTGGAGGACGAGAGTCGGTTCGTCGCCCACATCGGCCAGACGATGGAGGCAACCGGCTATTCCACCAATGCCAGCCGGTCGCCCCGCGACATCGCTCGCCGTCTCAAGGAAAAAATGGAACTGGCGAACACGCGGCTGGACAAGGCCACGCTCGCCGTCATGCGCGAATTCCTGACGCTGGACCTGTCGCTTGCCGACGCACCGGCGGCGCTCTTCCGCTTCGCCGCGAAGTCCGGGTTGAAAATCGAAGCCGCATTGTCGCTTTTCGACGCGCGCGTCGCGGCTCTTTCTCGGGCGGGCGCTGACATCGATCTCATCCGCTATCGCGCGGCCTTCGGCCGTCCACTCGACTATTATACCGGCCTGGTCTTCGAGATAGAGGTCGAAGGGACGGCCGCTGTTCTCGCCGGTGGTGGACGCTTCGACCGCCTGCTGACGCTTCTCGGCGCCCGCGAACATATTCCGGCGGTCGGCTTCTCCCTCTGGCTTGACCGGATCGAGCAGGCGGTTGCCGCAGGGGGCGCGAAATGACGGTTACGATTGCACTGCCTTCGAAGGGGCGGATGAAGGACGACGCTTCGGCGATCTTCGAACGCGCCGGAATGAAGATCGTCGCCGTCGGCAACGACCGCTCCTATCGCGGCCGTGTCGAGGGTTGGGACGACGTTGAGATCGCCTTTCTCTCGGCCTCGGAAATCTCCCGCGAGATCGGCAGCGGCGCTGTTGATTTCGGCGTCACCGGCGAAGACCTCGTTCGCGAGGGCCTCGCCGATGCCGATGCGCGCGTGGAGTTCTGCGCGCGGCTCGGCTTCGGGCATGCCGACGTCGTCGTGGCCGTGCCGGAAGTCTGGTATGACGTCGACACCATGGCGGACCTTGGTGATGTCGCTGCCGATTTCCGTGCCCGTCATGGGCGCAGGCTGGCGATCGCCACAAAATACTGGCGCTTGACCCAGCAGTTTTTCTCCGGAAGTCACGGCATCCAGCTCTACCGCATTGTCGAAAGCCTGGGCGCGACCGAAGGCGCGCCGGCTTCCGGTTCCGCCGACATCATCGTCGACATCACCTCGACCGGCTCGACGCTGAAGGCGAACCATCTCAAGATCCTCTCGGACGGTGTGATCCTGCGGTCGGAAGCCTGCCTCGTCAGGGCGCGGAAGGCTGTCCATCAGGGCAATCCTGTCGTCGACCGGATCATGGCAGCCGTCCGCGCGACGCTCTGACACGCACTTCCGGGAGAAACGACGGTTCGACGCGATCGCTCGCGGAAATTTTGCCTCGGGTGCTGACAAATGGAATCGCGACGACCTATGTAGGGGCGGCACGTCCCACCCTCAGCATCCCACTTCGAGGCATCCTTATGGCTGATCTTTCCTCTTTTCCGATCACGACCCGCTGGCCGGCAACCAACCCGGATATCATCCAGCTCTATTCACTGCCGACCCCGAACGGCGTGAAGATTTCCATTGCCCTGGAAGAGCTGGGCCTGCCCTACGAGCCGCATCGCATTGCGTTCGACGCCAACGAACAGAAGTCGCCCGAATTTCTGTCGCTCAACCCGAACGGCCGCATCCCGGCGATCATCGACCCGAACGGACCCGGCGGAAAGCCGATCGGTCTTTTTGAATCCGGTGCGATCCTGGTTTATCTCGCGGAAAAGACGGGAAAGCTTATCCCGGCGGATGCCGCCGGCCGCTACGAGACGCTTTGCTGGGTGATGTTCCAGATGGGCGGCGTTGGCCCGATGCTCGGCCAGTTCGGGCATTTCTTCAAGTTCGCGGCCGAGAAGGTTGCCAATAATTCCTATCCGGTGGAGCGCTACCGCGATGAATCGAAGCGCCTTCTCGGCGTTCTTGAGACACGGCTGAAGGGTCGGCAATGGCTGATGGGCGACGAGTACACGATCGCCGATATTGCCACCTATCCGTGGGTCGAGGGTGCGC includes:
- a CDS encoding glutathione binding-like protein; this translates as MADLSSFPITTRWPATNPDIIQLYSLPTPNGVKISIALEELGLPYEPHRIAFDANEQKSPEFLSLNPNGRIPAIIDPNGPGGKPIGLFESGAILVYLAEKTGKLIPADAAGRYETLCWVMFQMGGVGPMLGQFGHFFKFAAEKVANNSYPVERYRDESKRLLGVLETRLKGRQWLMGDEYTIADIATYPWVEGARRFYGGAEVLEYESFPNVMAWVDRGLARPAAQKGMEIPRKP
- the hisS gene encoding histidine--tRNA ligase; its protein translation is MNEKQKKPLKLKARLPRGFVDRSAADIRAVDEMIAKIQEVYECYGFDPVETPLFEYTDALGKFLPDSDRPNEGVFSLTDDDDQWMSLRYDLTAPLARHVAENFNEIQLPYRTYRAGYVFRNEKPGPGRFRQFMQFDADTVGAAGVQADAEMCMMMADTMEALGIARGDYVIRVNNRKVLDGVLEAIGLGGDEHANARLTVLRAIDKLDKFGPEGVRLLLGEGRKDESGDFTKGAGLNNEQIRKILFFVGITDYAKSAAELAEIVAGTAKGGEGVEELTTIRSLVLSAGYEADRIKIDPSVVRGLEYYTGPVFEAELQFAVTNEKGEKVVFGSVGGGGRYDGLVSRFMGQPVPATGFSIGVSRLMTALKNLGKLGTEDVVAPVVVCVMDRDIESMGRYQRFVQELRHSGIRAEMYQGNKKNFGDQLKYADRRGSPLAIIQGGDERASGVVQVKDLIEGKRLSGEIQDNITWREARVAQVSVPESDLVQKVREMLAAQAEDRTKAN
- a CDS encoding ATP phosphoribosyltransferase regulatory subunit — protein: MPLINLPAFSGDLLADFERMGTLRVDTPVIQPAEPFLDMAGEDLRRRIFLTQSETGESLCLRPEFTIPVCLRHIETATGTPQRYAYLGEVFRQRREGSSEFYQAGIEDLGEPDTAQADARAVGDAMQVLANRLPGRRLKVTLGDQSVFEAVIAACGLPAGWQKRLIHAFGEPKQLQKLLAELADPKSAGVFGHEVERLAIMGMLEDESRFVAHIGQTMEATGYSTNASRSPRDIARRLKEKMELANTRLDKATLAVMREFLTLDLSLADAPAALFRFAAKSGLKIEAALSLFDARVAALSRAGADIDLIRYRAAFGRPLDYYTGLVFEIEVEGTAAVLAGGGRFDRLLTLLGAREHIPAVGFSLWLDRIEQAVAAGGAK
- the hisG gene encoding ATP phosphoribosyltransferase, with amino-acid sequence MTVTIALPSKGRMKDDASAIFERAGMKIVAVGNDRSYRGRVEGWDDVEIAFLSASEISREIGSGAVDFGVTGEDLVREGLADADARVEFCARLGFGHADVVVAVPEVWYDVDTMADLGDVAADFRARHGRRLAIATKYWRLTQQFFSGSHGIQLYRIVESLGATEGAPASGSADIIVDITSTGSTLKANHLKILSDGVILRSEACLVRARKAVHQGNPVVDRIMAAVRATL